In one Oryzias latipes chromosome 13, ASM223467v1 genomic region, the following are encoded:
- the LOC101159840 gene encoding RAS guanyl-releasing protein 1 isoform X1, whose translation MNKPKRKSNVETPGVQRGRKAVQRRRNTCPSPQDISRVLQSPSPAPSPTAASLDELIQRCLHCIDSEGKISSPRGSQLVHMTLMMHSWVVPSQMFAQKLLALYKDCPSDKRGSRRAQICHLVRQWISQFPAVFEVDPLLEQTMGDLWALVQLDREKIHSHFIDTSCSNPRVNISQAPSPCVKKRKVSLIFDHMEPDEMAEHLSYLEFKNFCNVSFMDYRSYVVRGSVRDNPALERSVMMCNGVSQWVQLMILSRHTAQQRAQVFTKFIHVAQKLRSLQNFNTLMAVTGGLCHSSISRLKDTSNLLPPDVTKALSEMTELLSSRSNYSNYRRVYNDCKGFKVPILGVHLKDLISLNEAMPDYIEEEKINLSKLQHLYSNINDLLAIHSCKPPFEANKDLLHLLTLSLDLYYTEDEIYELSYTKEPKNPKIQPAAPVKAPVVAEWGSGVTPRLDPDTISKHVKQMVDSIMKNYDPHQEGYISLEEFEKIASNFPFSFCTQETDREGQISREEITSYFMRGMSVCAKLGYNFNDAHNFHEITYKRPTFCDTCGGFLWGVIKQGYHCKDCGINCHKHCRDLVRMECLKKHKNTSGSCPCTPAPDSKAKGNSWSSEDETFVFPQSNETENSSRGNNTDDSMLSDRSTQTEPGVWTPERDKRGERLNFVVHASPERRVNPLPQRTRGVSIPVSLLQKMDLHKDKSREPD comes from the exons ATTCGGAGGGAAAGATTTCCAGCCCAAGAGGCTCCCAGTTGGTCCACATGACCCTAATGATGCACAGCTGGGTGGTGCCGTCTCAGATGTTTGCCCAGAAACTTCTTGCTCT TTACAAGGATTGTCCCTCCGACAAAAGGGGAAGCAGGCGGGCGCAGATCTGCCACCTTGTCAG GCAGTGGATTAGCCAGTTCCCAGCCGTGTTTGAGGTGGACCCCCTCCTGGAGCAGACCATGGGGGACCTGTGGGCTCTGGTGCAGTTGGACAGAGAGAAGATCCACTCGCATTTCATCGACACCTCCTGCTC AAACCCTCGCGTGAACATCTCCCAGGCCCCCTCGCCATGTGTGAAGAAGAGGAAGGTGTCTCTGATCTTCGACCACATGGAGCCAGACGAGATGGCGGAACATCTCAGTTACCTGGAATTTAAGAACTTCTGTAACGTTTCA ttcatgGACTACCGCAGCTACGTGGTGCGAGGTTCGGTCAGAGACAACCCCGCCCTGGAGCGGTCGGTCATGATGTGCAACGGCGTCTCCCAGTGGGTCCAGCTGATGATCCTCAGCAGACACACGGCCCAGCAGAGAGCCCAGGTCTTCACCAAGTTCATCCATGTGGCCCAG aaactgagaTCTCTGCAAAACTTTAACACTCTAATGGCCGTAACTGGAGGCCTCTGTCACAGTTCAATCTCTCGCCTCAAAGACACGTCTAACCTGCTGCCCCCCGACGTCACTAAG GCTCTGAGTGAGATGACAGAGTTGCTCTCCTCGCGCAGCAACTACAGCAACTACCGCCGGGTTTACAACGACTGCAAAGGCTTCAAGGTCCCCATCCTGGGCGTCCACTTGAAAGACCTGATCTCGCTCAATGAGGCCATGCCGGACTACATCGAGGAGGAGAAGATCAACCTGAGCAagctgcagcacctgtacagcAACATCAACGACCTGCTGGCCATCCACAGTTGCAAGCCGCCGTTCGAGGCCAACAAAGACCTTCTGCATCTGCTCACG CTCTCTCTAGATTTGTACTACACCGAGGATGAGATCTATGAGCTCTCATACACCAAGGAACCCAAGAACCCCAAGATTCAG CCTGCAGCTCCAGTCAAAGCCCCAGTGGTGGCAGAGTGGGGGTCAGGGGTCACCCCGAGGCTGGACCCCGACACCATCTCCAAACACGTCAAGCAGATGGTCGAT TCCATCATGAAAAACTACGACCCCCACCAGGAGGGCTACATTTCACTGGAGGAGTTTGAAAAGATCGCCTCCAACTTCCCCTTCTCCTTCTGCACTCAAGAAACTGACAG GGAGGGGCAGATCAGCCGCGAGGAAATCACCTCTTACTTCATGAGGGGAATGTCGGTGTGTGCCAAGCTGGGCTACAACTTCAACGACGCCCACAACTTCCACGAAATCACCTACAAGCGGCCAACCTTCTGCGACACCTGCGGCGGCTTT CTCTGGGGTGTCATTAAACAAGGATACCACTGTAAAG ACTGTGGCATCAACTGTCACAAACACTGCAGAGACCTGGTGAGGATGGAGTGcctgaagaaacacaaaaacaccagcgGCTCCTGTCCCTGCACCCCTGCCCCTGACTCCAAGGCAAAGGGCAACAGCTGGA GCTCCGAGGACGAGACCTTCGTTTTCCCCCAAAGCAACGAGACTGAAAACAGCAGCAGGGGGAACAACACAGATGACTCGATGCTGTCGGACCGCTCCACTCAGACGGAACCAGGGGTCTGGACGCCCGAGAGGGACAAACGGGGAGAGCGCCTCAACTTTGTTGTCCATGCATCTCCAGAAAGAAGG GTCAACCCGCTGCCACAGAGAACCAGAGGAGTCTCCATCCCAGtttctctgctgcagaagatggaCCTGCACAAAGACAAAAGCAGAGAGCCGGACTGA
- the LOC101159840 gene encoding RAS guanyl-releasing protein 1 isoform X2, whose product MGDLWALVQLDREKIHSHFIDTSCSNPRVNISQAPSPCVKKRKVSLIFDHMEPDEMAEHLSYLEFKNFCNVSFMDYRSYVVRGSVRDNPALERSVMMCNGVSQWVQLMILSRHTAQQRAQVFTKFIHVAQKLRSLQNFNTLMAVTGGLCHSSISRLKDTSNLLPPDVTKALSEMTELLSSRSNYSNYRRVYNDCKGFKVPILGVHLKDLISLNEAMPDYIEEEKINLSKLQHLYSNINDLLAIHSCKPPFEANKDLLHLLTLSLDLYYTEDEIYELSYTKEPKNPKIQPAAPVKAPVVAEWGSGVTPRLDPDTISKHVKQMVDSIMKNYDPHQEGYISLEEFEKIASNFPFSFCTQETDREGQISREEITSYFMRGMSVCAKLGYNFNDAHNFHEITYKRPTFCDTCGGFLWGVIKQGYHCKDCGINCHKHCRDLVRMECLKKHKNTSGSCPCTPAPDSKAKGNSWSSEDETFVFPQSNETENSSRGNNTDDSMLSDRSTQTEPGVWTPERDKRGERLNFVVHASPERRVNPLPQRTRGVSIPVSLLQKMDLHKDKSREPD is encoded by the exons ATGGGGGACCTGTGGGCTCTGGTGCAGTTGGACAGAGAGAAGATCCACTCGCATTTCATCGACACCTCCTGCTC AAACCCTCGCGTGAACATCTCCCAGGCCCCCTCGCCATGTGTGAAGAAGAGGAAGGTGTCTCTGATCTTCGACCACATGGAGCCAGACGAGATGGCGGAACATCTCAGTTACCTGGAATTTAAGAACTTCTGTAACGTTTCA ttcatgGACTACCGCAGCTACGTGGTGCGAGGTTCGGTCAGAGACAACCCCGCCCTGGAGCGGTCGGTCATGATGTGCAACGGCGTCTCCCAGTGGGTCCAGCTGATGATCCTCAGCAGACACACGGCCCAGCAGAGAGCCCAGGTCTTCACCAAGTTCATCCATGTGGCCCAG aaactgagaTCTCTGCAAAACTTTAACACTCTAATGGCCGTAACTGGAGGCCTCTGTCACAGTTCAATCTCTCGCCTCAAAGACACGTCTAACCTGCTGCCCCCCGACGTCACTAAG GCTCTGAGTGAGATGACAGAGTTGCTCTCCTCGCGCAGCAACTACAGCAACTACCGCCGGGTTTACAACGACTGCAAAGGCTTCAAGGTCCCCATCCTGGGCGTCCACTTGAAAGACCTGATCTCGCTCAATGAGGCCATGCCGGACTACATCGAGGAGGAGAAGATCAACCTGAGCAagctgcagcacctgtacagcAACATCAACGACCTGCTGGCCATCCACAGTTGCAAGCCGCCGTTCGAGGCCAACAAAGACCTTCTGCATCTGCTCACG CTCTCTCTAGATTTGTACTACACCGAGGATGAGATCTATGAGCTCTCATACACCAAGGAACCCAAGAACCCCAAGATTCAG CCTGCAGCTCCAGTCAAAGCCCCAGTGGTGGCAGAGTGGGGGTCAGGGGTCACCCCGAGGCTGGACCCCGACACCATCTCCAAACACGTCAAGCAGATGGTCGAT TCCATCATGAAAAACTACGACCCCCACCAGGAGGGCTACATTTCACTGGAGGAGTTTGAAAAGATCGCCTCCAACTTCCCCTTCTCCTTCTGCACTCAAGAAACTGACAG GGAGGGGCAGATCAGCCGCGAGGAAATCACCTCTTACTTCATGAGGGGAATGTCGGTGTGTGCCAAGCTGGGCTACAACTTCAACGACGCCCACAACTTCCACGAAATCACCTACAAGCGGCCAACCTTCTGCGACACCTGCGGCGGCTTT CTCTGGGGTGTCATTAAACAAGGATACCACTGTAAAG ACTGTGGCATCAACTGTCACAAACACTGCAGAGACCTGGTGAGGATGGAGTGcctgaagaaacacaaaaacaccagcgGCTCCTGTCCCTGCACCCCTGCCCCTGACTCCAAGGCAAAGGGCAACAGCTGGA GCTCCGAGGACGAGACCTTCGTTTTCCCCCAAAGCAACGAGACTGAAAACAGCAGCAGGGGGAACAACACAGATGACTCGATGCTGTCGGACCGCTCCACTCAGACGGAACCAGGGGTCTGGACGCCCGAGAGGGACAAACGGGGAGAGCGCCTCAACTTTGTTGTCCATGCATCTCCAGAAAGAAGG GTCAACCCGCTGCCACAGAGAACCAGAGGAGTCTCCATCCCAGtttctctgctgcagaagatggaCCTGCACAAAGACAAAAGCAGAGAGCCGGACTGA